One Streptomonospora salina genomic window, CGGCCTCCGGCCAGGAGGCCTCGTCGGCGTCGGGGGTGTCGTAGAAGCGTGCGACCAGATCGGCCCACACCTCGTCGTCGCCGGCGGCGGGGCGGCCCGGTTCGGGATCGATGCGCGTCTGCCGGGGGGCGCTCTCGCCGGTTTCGGCGCCGCCCGGTTCGAGGCCGCGGCGCTCCAGGTCGGGCAGCTGGTCGCGGAGGATCTCCGCGGCCGCCGCACGCTCGCCGGCGTCGACGTAGAGGTGGTCGGTCGCCGATTCCTCCGCCCCGTCGGCGCGGTCGGGCACCCCTTCGTCCAGTTGCACGGCGTAGGCCGCGATCCCGCGCTCGCGCAGCGCCTCCAGCATCTGGTCGGCCAGAACCGCGGGAAGCACGATGAGCGGGAGGTAGGTCTCGGCGAGCAGGCCGTTGCCCCGGCGATGTGTCATCGCTTCGTCCCTTCCCCGCTTGTGCTGTGCTCGCGGACGAACGCGAGGCTGCCATCGAAGATGGTGGAGGCGTCGTAGTCCAACGTGGCCACGTGGTAGCTGTTGTCCAGAGAGTGGACGCGCAGCCGCGCGTTCACCGCCCTACTCGCGAGGATACGCAGACTCCGGGGCCCCACGACATGATCGTGCGGGCTCCGGTAGGCGAGAACCGGTGCTGTGATGGTCGCCATGTCCCGTTTCGTGACACGCCACAGCGCCGGGAGTGTCGCCGCGGCCGCGGTCGGCACCGTGTCGTAGGAGCCTTCCCCGACGCCGGGCTTCTTGATGTCGTCGCCCACGGACGGGGTCGCGGGCACTAGGGGCGCCAGCAGCCGTGCGACGGGCAGCAGCGGATTCTCCACGGCCAGCGACGGGTTCACCACCATCGCGCCGCGGACTGACTCGGGGTACAGCTGGGCCAGGCGCAGCGCCAGGCAGCCGCCCATCGACAGCCCGGCGACGAACACGGTGTCGCACAGCCCGCGCAGCCGCAGCAGCGCGGACTCCACCGCGGCCAGCCATTGCGCGCTCGTGGTCGCGGCCATCTCCTGCCACGAGGTGCCGTGTCCGGGCAGCAGCGGCACGTCGACGGTGAGACCGGCGTCGGCCAGGTGCCGGGCCCACGGCAGCATCGAGCGGGGCGAGCCGGTGAACCCGTGGCACAGCAGCACGCCGGTTCCACCGCCGGATCGGCGGTAGGGCTCGGCACCCGGCATCGTCGGCATGGTGGCCTCTCCTCGGCTCCGGTGGGGGACGCGGTCGGCGGCCGCATCCGCGCTCAACCGACCTTACGAAATTTGTACGCGCTCCGCTTCCCCCCGTTGCGGTCGCGGGCGGTGCCGCGCGGCCGGGTACGCGGGAGCCCGCGGCCATTACCTGCGGGTAACTTGTTCTGCCATTGGTGGTCGGCCGACGACAATGGGAAGATGACCGCGATCGATCGTGGAAGCGGGAAGACAGACGTGGCGAGTCCGTCGAGGCGCGCCCCGCGTGGGCGGAAGTGAGTGCCGGTGTTCTACTGGATTGTCAAGGCGTTTCTGGGGCCCGTGATCGCGGTGCTGTGGCAGCCGCGCGCCGAGGGCGTCGAGAACGTGCCCCGGCAGGGGCCGGCGATCATGGTCGGCAACCACCTGTCCTTCTCCGACCACTTCTTCGGCCCGCTCCCCCTGCCCCGCAAGATCACCTTTCTGGCCAAGGCCGAGTACTTCACCGGAACCGGCCCCAAAGGCCTGCTCAGCCGCCTCTTCTTCACCGGGGTCGGGCAGATCCCCATCGACCGCTCCGGCGGCAAGTCCAGTGAGGCCGCTCTGCGCACCGGGCTGAAAGTACTCAAGCAGGGCCGGCTGCTGGGCATCTACCCCG contains:
- a CDS encoding alpha/beta hydrolase; translation: MPTMPGAEPYRRSGGGTGVLLCHGFTGSPRSMLPWARHLADAGLTVDVPLLPGHGTSWQEMAATTSAQWLAAVESALLRLRGLCDTVFVAGLSMGGCLALRLAQLYPESVRGAMVVNPSLAVENPLLPVARLLAPLVPATPSVGDDIKKPGVGEGSYDTVPTAAAATLPALWRVTKRDMATITAPVLAYRSPHDHVVGPRSLRILASRAVNARLRVHSLDNSYHVATLDYDASTIFDGSLAFVREHSTSGEGTKR